The region attaaggtTATAGTGTACTCGTAACCATCTGTCTCTGCTTGGTACAGCCCCAGTTCATGTGACAGTgctctggtgtgtgtgggaCCTCGTCGTTGGCGTgccagaggaggagagaggaggcagATGGAGATGTGTATCCTGTGTCACGAAGTGCAGGAGATCCTACCTGATGGCACCGCCATGGTGCTCGCTGCCTTTGTCCAACGCTCTACGGTCATGTCCAAGAACCGCAAAAGACCCCCTCACAATCCAGGTAAGGTTATGGTTTACAGTATGGTTACAGTGTGCAAGTCAAGTAATTGGATAGGTTTGAGTAGCCAGTGTGCTTATTTCTGGAGGATACATGTGTGTTGCAGAGAGCTATGATCCCCTCTTCATGCACCCTGACCTGTCCTTTGGTACCCATACCGGCAGCTGTGGCCACCTCATGCACTCTCACTGCTGGCAGAGGTGAGGAGTTGAGCAAAATGTTACTTCTAGACAGCCTTCTACTTAATcccaaataaaaacttttgctGCTT is a window of Ictalurus furcatus strain D&B unplaced genomic scaffold, Billie_1.0 scf7, whole genome shotgun sequence DNA encoding:
- the LOC128605012 gene encoding E3 ubiquitin-protein ligase UBR2-like; its protein translation is MTMKLLSTSPSKSPMVVSIKTMRECTAAAPPCEGTGHCHKETVWDKDKAERKKKAELCWKKTMAQTLESQSHFINKYIDLLTQDSEDLDASASTSAEHSPSSCDSALVCVGPRRWRARGGERRQMEMCILCHEVQEILPDGTAMVLAAFVQRSTVMSKNRKRPPHNPESYDPLFMHPDLSFGTHTGSCGHLMHSHCWQR